Proteins from a single region of Oncorhynchus masou masou isolate Uvic2021 unplaced genomic scaffold, UVic_Omas_1.1 unplaced_scaffold_1072, whole genome shotgun sequence:
- the LOC135529001 gene encoding uncharacterized protein LOC135529001, which yields MEAVKVVSPHWPPSHRPPVRAPPLGPPHTDPQSEHHRWGPLTQTPSQSTTAGAPSHKSPVRAPPLGPPHTDPQSEHHRWGPSHKSPVRAPPLGPPHTDPQSEHHRWGPTIETLPPVRAPPLGPPHTNRQSEHDRWGPLTQTPSQSTTAGAPSHKSPVRAPPLGPRSHRSPGSAPPLGPPHTNPQSEHHRWGPLTQIPSQSTTAGAPHTDPQSEHHRWGPLTQIPSQSTTAGAPSHRSPVRAPPLGPPLTQISNQWDPTIETLPPVRAPPLEPHNRDTAPSQSTTAGAPQ from the coding sequence ATGGAGGCTGTCAAGGTCGTCTCTCCTCACTGGCCCCCCTCACACAGACCCCCAGTCAGAGCACCACCGCTGGGGCCCCCTCACACAGACCCCCAGTCAGAGCACCACCGCTGGGGCCCCCTCACACAGACCCCCAGTCAGAGCACCACCGCTGGGGCCCCCTCACACAAATCCCCAGTAAGAGCACCACCGCTGGGGCCCCCTCACACAGATCCCCAGTCAGAGCACCACCGCTGGGGCCCCTCACACAAATCCCCAGTCAGAGCACCACCGCTGGGGCCCCCTCACACAGACCCCCAGTCAGAGCACCACCGCTGGGGCCCCACAATAGAGACACTGCCCCCAGTCAGAGCACCACCGCTGGGGCCCCCTCACACAAATCGCCAGTCAGAGCACGACCGCTGGGGCCCCCTCACACAGACCCCCAGTCAGAGCACCACCGCTGGGGCCCCCTCACACAAATCCCCAGTCAGAGCACCACCGCTGGGGCCCCGCTCACACAGATCCCCAGGCAGCGCACCACCGCTGGGGCCCCCTCACACAAATCCCCAGTCAGAGCACCACCGCTGGGGCCCCCTCACACAAATCCCCAGTCAGAGCACCACCGCTGGGGCCCCACACACAGACCCCCAGTCAGAGCACCACCGCTGGGGCCCCCTCACACAAATCCCCAGTCAGAGCACCACCGCTGGGGCCCCCTCACACAGATCCCCAGTCAGAGCACCACCGCTGGGGCCCCCACTCACACAAATCTCCAATCAGTGGGACCCCACAATAGAGACACTGCCTCCAGTCAGAGCACCACCGCTGGAGCCCCACAATAGAGACACTGCTCCCAGTCAGAGCACCACCGCTGGGGCCCCACAATAG